In Candidatus Pantoea floridensis, the genomic window AAGGTCGCTCCTTTCGTCACGTCTTTTAATTCCCCCTTTACGATCTTTTTCGCCAGCTTTCTGGCTTGCTGCCAGTTCTTGTCTTCTTTGGGCGGAGAACGATAAGGTTTTTTCCTGAGAGACGTCCAGGAGAACTGCTTCGGTGCGTACACCACAGGGCAGATCTCTTTGATCTCCCCTTTTGCCCGGTTCATGGTCAACGTACCTATGGCTATTTGTCCTTTAATCGGTTCACCACGCGCTTCATGGTAGATATTCATCGCCAGGCACAATATTGCTGCCTCAATTAACATAATGTTCCACCCTTCATGTTTGTTAAACCGAGTGGAGTGTAAGAATCAGATTTCGGCGATGTAACAAGACCTGTCTGGCTCGCCGCTGCCTGCAAGCTATGTGCCTGATAACTGAAGATGTCATTGTTAAGATTGCGACGAATCTTGCTTCAAAAAGAAAAGGGAAAGTGGTTAAGCCGGTGTGTTGACGTCAGGGGAAAAGCCATGGGCGTTTCAATGGAAAATTTGTTCAAATTAACTGATGAAGAACATCATGCTTATCAGCGTTAATCCGGCCATGAAAGCGCGTATCGTAGCGGTTAACAAAGCTACAATTCGCCAGAGGATTAATCATGAGCCACACCCGTATGCCCGCGCTGTTCCTTGGTCATGGCAGCCCAATGAACGTCCTGGAAGATAACCGTTATACCCAAGCCTGGCAGCATTTAGGTGCCACATTGCCGCGGCCGCGCGC contains:
- a CDS encoding cell wall hydrolase, which translates into the protein MLIEAAILCLAMNIYHEARGEPIKGQIAIGTLTMNRAKGEIKEICPVVYAPKQFSWTSLRKKPYRSPPKEDKNWQQARKLAKKIVKGELKDVTKGATFFHAHGAKPAWRHTFQRTVVIGNHVFYAKRARIKKAG